Within Candidatus Eremiobacterota bacterium, the genomic segment CGCGCCGCACTGGCCGCATCTCCTATCCATGGAGTACCTGATGCTCTTCTCTCGGCAGGGCTTCGAGTATTCTTTTCACGTGCTCAACGAGCTCTATGATTGTATCGGCTACGGGGACACCGGCCTCCTGGAAGGCCTTCACTTTGGCTGCTGCCGTGCCTCTGGAGCCTGAAATGATGGCGCCGGCATGGCCCATGCGCTTTCCGGGAGGGGCTGTCTTGCCGGCAATGTAAGCGACGGTGGGTATTTTGTGCTCTTTGATGAAGGCGGCGGCCTCCTCTTCCTGGCTTCCCCCGATCTCCCCGACGAGCACCACGGCGCGGGTGGCGCTATCGCGGGCAAAATGCTCGAGCATGGCCTTGAATGACGTGCCGATAAGGGGATCGCCCCCTATCCCCACGCAGGTGGACTGGCCGACCCCTGCCATGGAGAGCTCGTTCACCACGAGGTACGTGAGGGTGCCGCTCCGGGAAATGACGCCCACATTTCCCTTTTTGAAGATGTTCCCCGGCATGATGCCGAGCTTTGTCTCGCCTACGGTGATGAGGCCCGGGCAGTTGGGGCCGATAAGCACGGCTTTTTCCTGCTGGACGACATGGCAGATTTTCACCATTTCCCTTACCGGGATGCCTTCGGTGATGCAGGCGATCCTCCTGATTCCTCCGTCAAGCGCTTCCAGTATGGCATCGCCTGCATAGGCAGGGGGGACAAAAATGACGGAGGCATCGGCCTTGTGATGACGCTGTGCCTCCTCGACGGTATTGAAAACGGGGATGTCATGGCACCGACTGCCTCCTTTCCCTGGAGTGACGCCTGCCACGATGGTGGTTCCATATTCAGCCATGCGCTCCGTGTGGAATGAGCCTTCCCGCCCTGTAATTCCCTGCACGAGCACGCGAGTTTCCTTGTTCACAAGAATTCCCATTGTCTTCCTCCTTCAGTGCCTGCCTTGTTCGCTCGGGGGTATCACTCTGTGAAGGGGTGTCATCCCCTGCTCCCCGCCCCCACGAGCGCCACGATTTTTCTTGCTCCTTCCCTGACTTCCGTCACGGGCTCAAGCTGTGCCTCCTTGAGGATGGCCCTCCCCTCTTCCTCGCGGGTGCCGCAGAGCTTGATCACGAGGGGCATTTTGAGTGCCGACTCTTTCATCACCCCGACGATTCCTTTTGCCACCTCGTCACACCGCGTGATGCCGCCGAAGATGTTGATGAAGATCCCCTTTACCTGGGGATCGGAGAGCACGATCTCCAGGGAGCTCTTCATCACTGATGCGCTGGCTCCGCCTCCGATATCGAGAAAGTTGGCGGGGGCTCCCCCTTCCTGTTTTACTGTGTCGAGCGTTCCCATCACCAGTCCCGCCCCGTTCCCTATGATGCCAATATTCCCTCCCAGGTGAACATAGGCGAGGCCTTTCTGGTGAGCTTCACGCTCAAGGGGATCATCATCAGCCACGTCGAAGAGCCCTTCAAAGTCTTTATGCCGGAAAAGGGCATTGTCATCTATGGTGACCTTGCCATCGGCGGCTATAAAGGAGGCTCCCGACAGCACCAGGGGGTTGATTTCCACAAGCGTGGCATCAATATCGCAGTAAAAGCGGTAAAGCTTCCTTATGAGCGCGGCGAGCTGGCAACGCTCGGCATCAGAGAGCTTCAGGGAATAAATGAGGTTTTTCACCTGGTATTCCTGGAGCTCAAGGAGGGGGTGAAGGGTTGCCTTGCATATGGCCTCCGGTGTTTTCTCCGCCACCTCCTCGATGTCCATGCCGCCCTGGGAGCTCACCATGATGACGTTCTGGGCCCTTTCCCTGTCCAGCACCACCCCCAGGTAAAATTCCTTGTCGATTGCGAGGGCTTCCTCGACGAGGACCTTTTTCACCGTGAGGTCCTTGATTTTCATGCCGATGATGGCCTTGGCGGCAGTGACGGCTTCGTCCGGTGTCGAGGCGAGCTTCACCCCCCCGGCTTTCCCCCTTCCTCCCGCATGAACCTGGGCTTTTACCACCACTTTCCTGCCAAAGCGCTCATAAATGCTTTTCGCGTCAGGCGGCGATTCGATGACAGACCCCTCAGGCACGGGAATACCGTGTTTTCTGAAGAGCTCCTTGGCCTGGTACTCGTAGATATTCATCATTGCTCCTTTCCTCCGGCATATGCCGTCAATTGCGCTTTATCCATAGTCCTTTGAAGCATTGCAGCACTCGTGCCGTCCCGGGTCACCGCGTGCCTTTTTCCTGGAAGAGCTCGCTGCTGGATATTGAGCAGGTTTCCTGCGCTTTCAGTAATCTATTCCTTTCCGTGCGCCCACGCCTTTTCTGAAGGGATGGGCAATTTCCCTCATCTCCGTGACAAGCTGGGCTTTTTCAATGATCTCGCGGGGAGCATTCCTCCCGGTGAGCACCAGCTCAATATCTTCAGGCTTTTCCTCGATGAGGGAAAGCACCTCATTGAGGCCCAGGAGGCCGAAATCGACAGCCACATTTATCTCGTCCAGAATCAGGAGGTCACACCCCCTGCCTTTAAGCTGCCTCTGCGCCTCCAGAAGCCCTGCCCGGGCCTCTTCAAAGTCAGCAGGCGAGGGATTATCCCTCGCAACGAGCTCGGCCCTTCCGAACTGGAACACGGTGAGCCCCTCAAGGGAGGGGGCGATGAGCGATTCACCGTAGCAGTCTCTGGCACCTTTCATGAACTGGATAAGGCAGACTTTAAGGCCGTGGCCGAGGGCCCGCAGACACAGGCCAAGAGCCGCTGTCGTTTTTCCTTTCCCGTTTCCCGTGTAAACCTGAACGAGGCCCATACTTTGCAATCCACACTATTGATATTTACCTTCGAAAAAGCCGGCAAGGAGCATCTGGTTCAGGATCAGCTCGATAAAGGCATAAAAGAACATGAGATAAAGG encodes:
- the sucC gene encoding ADP-forming succinate--CoA ligase subunit beta: MMNIYEYQAKELFRKHGIPVPEGSVIESPPDAKSIYERFGRKVVVKAQVHAGGRGKAGGVKLASTPDEAVTAAKAIIGMKIKDLTVKKVLVEEALAIDKEFYLGVVLDRERAQNVIMVSSQGGMDIEEVAEKTPEAICKATLHPLLELQEYQVKNLIYSLKLSDAERCQLAALIRKLYRFYCDIDATLVEINPLVLSGASFIAADGKVTIDDNALFRHKDFEGLFDVADDDPLEREAHQKGLAYVHLGGNIGIIGNGAGLVMGTLDTVKQEGGAPANFLDIGGGASASVMKSSLEIVLSDPQVKGIFINIFGGITRCDEVAKGIVGVMKESALKMPLVIKLCGTREEEGRAILKEAQLEPVTEVREGARKIVALVGAGSRG
- the sucD gene encoding succinate--CoA ligase subunit alpha; protein product: MGILVNKETRVLVQGITGREGSFHTERMAEYGTTIVAGVTPGKGGSRCHDIPVFNTVEEAQRHHKADASVIFVPPAYAGDAILEALDGGIRRIACITEGIPVREMVKICHVVQQEKAVLIGPNCPGLITVGETKLGIMPGNIFKKGNVGVISRSGTLTYLVVNELSMAGVGQSTCVGIGGDPLIGTSFKAMLEHFARDSATRAVVLVGEIGGSQEEEAAAFIKEHKIPTVAYIAGKTAPPGKRMGHAGAIISGSRGTAAAKVKAFQEAGVPVADTIIELVEHVKRILEALPREEHQVLHG
- the cobO gene encoding cob(I)yrinic acid a,c-diamide adenosyltransferase is translated as MGLVQVYTGNGKGKTTAALGLCLRALGHGLKVCLIQFMKGARDCYGESLIAPSLEGLTVFQFGRAELVARDNPSPADFEEARAGLLEAQRQLKGRGCDLLILDEINVAVDFGLLGLNEVLSLIEEKPEDIELVLTGRNAPREIIEKAQLVTEMREIAHPFRKGVGARKGIDY